Genomic DNA from Deltaproteobacteria bacterium GWC2_65_14:
CGGGAGGGGATGGAGTTCCGCGTCGGGGAGACGCTGCGGGCGACCCTGCTCGGCCGAAACGTGGAGGGAACCTGGAACGTCCGGCTTGCGGCGGAAGGCGGCGTCCAGGAGGCGCTCGAGCGTGGGGGCGACGTCCCGCTGCCCCCCTACATCCGCCGGACCGCGGGGGACCCCGCGGCAGCGGTGGACAGGGAACGGTACCAGACCGTGTACGCGGAGGTACCCGGCTCCGTGGCCGCCCCCACCGCCGGGCTCCACTTCGACCGGGAGATGCTGGAGGAGGCGGCCCGGGCCGGCGTCTCCATCGCGAAGGTCACGCTCGCGGTGGGATACGGAACCTTTTCCCCGATCCGGACGGAGAATGTGGAGGAGTTCCGCATCCACCCGGAAAAATACCGCCTCGGGCCGGAGGCCGCGCACGCGGTCGCCGACGCGAGGGACAGAGGGGGACGGGTGGTCGCGGTCGGAACGACCTCGGCGCGGACGCTGGAGAGCTGCGGCCGGGAGGACGGCCGGGTCGACCCGTCGGATGGGACGACCCGGCTTTTCCTTTATCCCGGCTGCCGATTCCGCGTCGTGGACGCGATGGTCACGAACTTCCACCTTCCGCGCTCCAGCCTCCTCGCGCTCGTCATGGCCTTCGCGGGGGAGGATCTCGTCCGGAAGGCCTACGCGCAGGCGGTGGAGCGGGAGTACCGGTTCTTCAGCTACGGCGACGCGATGCTCTTGCTGTAGGGACGGTCCTGTGGAGGGGGATGACGAAGGCACAGGGGACCGAAGTCCACGACAGCGGGATGGCGATGGGCGGAGTGTTCTCCAGGACCGTCCCTGTTTTTATCGTCCTGTGGCGAGGCGTGAAGATGGTACTGGGGATCGCAGTTCACGACGGAGGATTGTTTATGGATGGAGCGATTTCCAGGAACGTCCCTGTTCTTTGCGAGGCGGAAATGGCACCGGGGATCGAAGTCCACGACAAAGGGTGATGAGGGGCGGAGCGTTCTCCAGGACCGTCCCTGTTCTTAGGAACGTCCCTGTTCTCAGGAGTCGCATATGCCGCTTTCCTTCACCGTGACGGCGCGTGACGCCGGGTCCAACGCGCGGACCGGGGCGATCCGGACGGAGCACGGGGAGTTCCCGACGCCGGCCTTCATGCCGGTGGGGACCTCCGCCGCCGTCAAGGGAACCTGGCCGGACCAGCTCCGGGGCATGGGGTACGGGTGTGTGCTCGCGAACACCTACCACCTGTACCTTCGGCCGGGGCACGAGCGGATACGCCGGCTCGGGGGGCTGCACCGCTTCATGGGATGGGACGGGACGATCCTGACCGACAGCGGCGGCTTCCAGGTCTTTTCCCTGGCCGCCCTGCGGAAGGTGACCGACGAGGGGGTTTCCTTCCGGTCCCATCTGGACGGGTCGCTCCACTTCCTGACCCCGGAGCTGGCGGTCGAAATCCAGGAGGCGCTGGGCTCGGACATCCGGATGGCGCTGGACGAGTGCGTGGAGCTTCCGGCCGGGCGGCGGGAGGCGGAGGAGGCGGTCCGCCGGACCACGGACTGGGCGCGGCGGTGCCGCGCCGCCTCGCGCCGGGAGGAGGGGGGGCTCTTCGGGATCGTCCAGGGGGGGCTGTTCCCGGACCTGCGCCGGCGGAGCGTGGAGGAGATCTGCTCCATTCCGTTCGACGGGTACGCGATCGGGGGGGTGAGCGTGGGGGAGGGGAAGGAGCACCAGCGGGAAACGGTGGGGGGTACGGCCCCGCTGCTCCCCGGGGAGAAGCCGAGATACCTGATGGGAGTGGGCACCCCGGAGGACATCCTGCACGCCGTGTCCTGCGGGGTGGACCTCTTCGACTGCGTGATTCCCACCCGCAACGCGCGCAACGGGATGCTCTACACATCCGACGGGCCGATGTCGATCAAGCAGGCCCGGTACGCGGACGATCCCCGGCCGCCGGACGAATCTTGCACATGCCCGACCTGCAGCTCCTTCTCCCGAGCCTACCTCCGGCACCTGTACCTGTCGGGGGAGATCCTCTCCTCGATGGCGCTGACGGTCCACAACCTCCAGCATTACGCGGCGCTTATGGGACGGATCCGCGAGGCAATTTCTGTTGGAAATTTCCCGGGAACTATGAAAGAATCACTAGTTTCGAGAGACCGTTAAGTATTTTCCAGGAGGTACACGGGGACATGATCTTCCTGTTCAGCGGGGTTGCGCACGCATTGGGTGGAAAAGGGGACGGAGGGGCCGGCGGGCTCGCGGGGATGGTCCCCCTTCTGCTGATGTTCGTCGTCTTCTATTTTCTCCTGATCCGCCCGCAGCAGAAGACGGCAAAGAAGCTCCGGGAATTCATCCGGAGCCTGAAGGTGGGGGACCGGGTCGTGACCACCGGGGGGCTTCACGGCGAGGTCAAGGGGATGACCGACACCACGGTCACCCTCGAGATCGCGGACAAGGTCCGGGTGAAGGTGACCCGCACCGCGATCGGGGGCTCCAGCCAGGACGCGGCGGCTTCCGCCGAGACGAAGTCCGGCTGAGCCTGCCGGGACAGGCTGCGAAAGGAGCGACCGGCAGATCATGAGGAAGAGCATCGCGTGGAGATTCACCCTCATCGCCGTGCTGACGGCGGCTTCTATCATCCTCGTGCTTCCCAGCCTCACCGACCGGCTACCCGATGCCTGGCGGGACCGGGCCCCGAAGATCCACCTCGGGCTGGACCTGCAAGGGGGGGTGTTCCTGCGGCTGGCCGTGGAGATCGACAAGGCGATCGAGAACACCGCATCGCGGTACGCGGACGACGCCCGGGCCAGGCTGCGGGAAAAGGGGATCCCGGTCCTCGGCTTCGAGAAGGAGGGATTCGACGGGTTCCTTCTCCGGCTTCCCCCGGGCGACTTCGCGGAGCGGGCGCTTTCCCTCCTCAAGGAGGATGTGGGCTCCCTCGACTTCTCCCTGGGGCAGGTGACCTCCGGCGGGTCTTCCGTCCGGGGAAAGATGACTCCCTCCGAGGTGCAGGCGATCCGGGCGAACGCCGTGACGCAGGGGGTGGAGACGATCCGGAACCGGATCGACCAGTTCGGCGTCCGGGAGCCGCAGATCGTCGCCGAGGGGGACGACCGGATCGTCGTCCAGCTCCCGGGGATCAAGGACCAGCAACGGGCGATCGAGCTGGTGGGGAAGACTGCGCTGCTGGAGTTCAAGCTCGTCGACGAGGGGGCGAGCGTCGAGGAGGCGATGAAAGGGAACATCCCCGAGGGGGACGAGCTGCTCTACCAGAAGTCGGTCGACCCGCAGACCGGCCGGGTCTCGAAGTCGCCGATGCTGGTGAGGAAGCGGGCGCTGCTGACCGGCGAGACGATCAAGACCGCACGGGTGAGCTTCGAGTCCAACCGGGGGGGGGCCTATGTGTCGCTCTCCTTCAACGCGCGGGGGGCCGAGATCTTCGACCGGGTGACCGCGGAGAACGTGAAGCGGCGCCTGGCGATCGTCCTGGACGACACCGTCTACTCGGCTCCGGTGATCCAGGAGCGGATTTCGGGCGGGGACGCCCAGATCACCGGGTCCTTCACGGCCGAGGAGGCCACCGACCTGGCGATCGTCCTTCGGGCGGGATCCCTTCCGGCGCCCGTGAAGGTCATCCAGAACGTGTCGGTGGGGCCGTCGCTCGGCCGCGACTCCATCGAGAAGGGGGTCCGGGCCGCTCTCATCGGGGCCCTGCTCGTCGTGGTTTTCATGGTGGTCTACTACCGGTTCGCGGGACTGATCGCCGACTTCGCCCTCGTCTTCAACATCCTTTTCCTCCTGGCGGGGATGGCGGTGCTCGAGGCGACCATGACGCTTCCCGGAATCGCGGGGATCATCCTCGCCATCGGGATGGCGGTCGACTCGAACGTGCTGATCTACGAGCGGATCCGGGAGGAGATCCGGGCCCGGAAATCGGTGCGGGCCTCGATCGACGCCGGGTACGACAAGGCGTTCTGGACCGTGGTCGATTCCCACGTGACCACGCTGATCACCGCGATGATCCTCTTCCAGTTCGGGACCGGCCCGATCAAGGGGTTCGCCGTCACCCTCTCCATGGGGGTCGCGATCAACCTGTTCACCGCGCTGGTCTGCACGAAGGTGATCTTCGACTACATC
This window encodes:
- a CDS encoding tRNA preQ1(34) S-adenosylmethionine ribosyltransferase-isomerase QueA, with amino-acid sequence MNTGRLDYPLPKRLVAQIPAARRRDARLMVVRRAPEEILHHRFAELPRFLRRGDLLVLNDTKVIRGRLRATRETGGAVEIFLLAAREEGGREEVWEALARPSRKLREGMEFRVGETLRATLLGRNVEGTWNVRLAAEGGVQEALERGGDVPLPPYIRRTAGDPAAAVDRERYQTVYAEVPGSVAAPTAGLHFDREMLEEAARAGVSIAKVTLAVGYGTFSPIRTENVEEFRIHPEKYRLGPEAAHAVADARDRGGRVVAVGTTSARTLESCGREDGRVDPSDGTTRLFLYPGCRFRVVDAMVTNFHLPRSSLLALVMAFAGEDLVRKAYAQAVEREYRFFSYGDAMLLL
- a CDS encoding tRNA guanosine(34) transglycosylase Tgt encodes the protein MPLSFTVTARDAGSNARTGAIRTEHGEFPTPAFMPVGTSAAVKGTWPDQLRGMGYGCVLANTYHLYLRPGHERIRRLGGLHRFMGWDGTILTDSGGFQVFSLAALRKVTDEGVSFRSHLDGSLHFLTPELAVEIQEALGSDIRMALDECVELPAGRREAEEAVRRTTDWARRCRAASRREEGGLFGIVQGGLFPDLRRRSVEEICSIPFDGYAIGGVSVGEGKEHQRETVGGTAPLLPGEKPRYLMGVGTPEDILHAVSCGVDLFDCVIPTRNARNGMLYTSDGPMSIKQARYADDPRPPDESCTCPTCSSFSRAYLRHLYLSGEILSSMALTVHNLQHYAALMGRIREAISVGNFPGTMKESLVSRDR
- a CDS encoding preprotein translocase subunit YajC; protein product: MIFLFSGVAHALGGKGDGGAGGLAGMVPLLLMFVVFYFLLIRPQQKTAKKLREFIRSLKVGDRVVTTGGLHGEVKGMTDTTVTLEIADKVRVKVTRTAIGGSSQDAAASAETKSG
- a CDS encoding protein-export membrane protein SecD — protein: MRKSIAWRFTLIAVLTAASIILVLPSLTDRLPDAWRDRAPKIHLGLDLQGGVFLRLAVEIDKAIENTASRYADDARARLREKGIPVLGFEKEGFDGFLLRLPPGDFAERALSLLKEDVGSLDFSLGQVTSGGSSVRGKMTPSEVQAIRANAVTQGVETIRNRIDQFGVREPQIVAEGDDRIVVQLPGIKDQQRAIELVGKTALLEFKLVDEGASVEEAMKGNIPEGDELLYQKSVDPQTGRVSKSPMLVRKRALLTGETIKTARVSFESNRGGAYVSLSFNARGAEIFDRVTAENVKRRLAIVLDDTVYSAPVIQERISGGDAQITGSFTAEEATDLAIVLRAGSLPAPVKVIQNVSVGPSLGRDSIEKGVRAALIGALLVVVFMVVYYRFAGLIADFALVFNILFLLAGMAVLEATMTLPGIAGIILAIGMAVDSNVLIYERIREEIRARKSVRASIDAGYDKAFWTVVDSHVTTLITAMILFQFGTGPIKGFAVTLSMGVAINLFTALVCTKVIFDYINAKRPMQALSI